A part of Drosophila bipectinata strain 14024-0381.07 chromosome 3L, DbipHiC1v2, whole genome shotgun sequence genomic DNA contains:
- the LOC108128280 gene encoding venom protease-like: MLQQGEPSQNAFHPSQRPGETMMSQNPLVSGTMMSQNPLVSSQPRFLLTTTRTISPVPVETVTPVIDSKGSTCRGPDNQPGSCLEIKSCPAFLNQLTTRNRDENFFQFLRSSRGICGNQGHQVCCPEQVTTILKDTDEVPRRLPRVEEGCGVSPYQLNNPYVVGGNESRRPGDWPWIALLGYDDGSHRPFKCGGSLITARHVLTAAHCILDDLTFVRLGEFNLTTDTEAPHIDVNVTRYVSHPDYNRWNGRSDIAILYLEHNVEFTKAILPVCLPHTEDLRHKSYVDYWPYVAGWGKLQEGGELATVLNELRLPVLKNEVCLEKYRAQNRYRNDNQFDSAVICAGFLTGGQDTCQGDSGGPLVVNELYQDKVRFYLIGVVSYGIGCARKDVPGVYASTQYFMDWIEEQVRNTP, from the exons ATGCTCCAGCAAGGAGAGCCATCGCAAAATGCATTCCATCCATCTCAAAGGCCTGGAGAAACAATGATGTCCCAGAATCCACTGGTTTCGGGAACAATGATGTCGCAGAATCCCTTGGTTTCCTCCCAACCTAGATTTTTGTTGACAACAACTAGAACTATTTCTCCAGTTCCGGTTGAAACAGTCACTCCCGTTATTGACTCTAAGGGATCTACTTGTCGAGGCCCCGATAACCAGCCTGGAAGTTGTTTGG aAATCAAAAGTTGTCCAGCGTTTCTAAACCAGCTAACGACAAGGAATCGGGATGAGAACTTTTTTCAGTTCTTACGCTCTTCTAGAGGAATATGCGGCAACCAAGGTCACCAGGTTTGTTGTCCCGAACAAGTCACAACCATTCTGAAAGATACGGATGAGGTGCCACGCCGCTTGCCGAGAGTGGAAGAGGGATGCGGTGTATCACCGTACCAACTCAATAACCCCTACGTTGTGGGCGGTAATGAATCCCGCCGGCCGGGGGATTGGCCATGGATTGCACTCTTGGGCTACGACGATGGTTCTCATAGACCCTTTAAATGTGGAGGCAGCTTAATCACTGCCAGGCATGTACTAACAGCTGCCCACTGCATTTTGGACGATct aaCATTTGTGCGTCTGGGAGAATTTAACCTTACCACCGATACAGAGGCTCCTCACATAGACGTTAATGTGACTCGG TACGTGTCCCATCCGGACTATAATCGATGGAACGGACGGAGTGACATTGCCATATTGTACCTGGAACATAATGTGGAGTTCACCAAGGCGATTTTGCCCGTCTGTCTTCCACATACGGAGGATCTCCGCCACAAATCGTACGTGGACTATTGGCCCTATGTCGCCGGATGGGGCAAGTTGCAGGAGGGGGGAGAACTGGCCACTGTGCTGAATGAGTTGCGGCTTCCAGTCCTCAAGAACGAAGTCTGTCTTGAAAAGTATCGGGCTCAGAATCGCTATCGAAATGACAACCAGTTTGATAGCGCGGTAATCTGTGCTGGATTCTTGACCGGAGGGCAGGATACTTGCCAGGGTGATTCCGGCGGTCCACTGGTGGTCAACGAACTGTACCAGGACAAAGTCAGATTCTACCTTATTGGTGTGGTTTCGTATGGCATCGGGTGTGCTCGCAAAGATGTACCAGGTGTCTATGCCAGCACCCAGTACTTTATGGATTGGATTGAAGAACAGGTCCGAAATACTCCCTAA